From Anopheles maculipalpis chromosome X, idAnoMacuDA_375_x, whole genome shotgun sequence:
cattttgcttaaatagtaaaagatgataatgaataaaggcgatgcattacatcacggtccaccacgacgattcttaacaaaaccatggatcattgaaactcaacaatgatatccattatagtttgctagttttgcatttaccaaatacaaatacaagaatgtacacaaaaaacacattttctttaacttgcgatcctatatagcgcatgtaaaacaaaacctactccgatccacactagattatcacgactaaaaaggaccatcgcatcaccaTCGCAGCAAAgcatatggtaaatatgcattatacactaagaatcacagttcaattctcacttctcctgctctcctctagatatccagaaaaaacagtactgcatatttcaatctcttctctctacagttcaattctcacttctcctgctcacctctagatatccagaaaaaacagtactgcatatttcaatctctcctctacacacaggctcaaaagcagctaccttgatccataagagaaacagagcaaaaagcatggaagaacgaacaagcagtgcgaaagagaaaaaaacagcatacacaaatcaatttttttgcacatcttcatgacgtcaaaaattttgtgacgtcataatttgtggtaaacaaaattgccccatccgtttctgactacgggACAATTATCGTGacaaaagtagggccccattttagccccattcttgcaacgactttacctattttgttgtgcttgggtCGTAGGTAGTGTTGTGAATAGTGTTGGGTCAAGTAGCTCTTTTCAAAGAGCGGAGCGAACCGCTCTCGCTCACCTTAGTGAGCGGTGAGCAAGAGGTAGCTCCGCACAGTGCGAATTGCGCTCCGAAGAGCACAATGTGCGATGAGCGAAATGCGCTCCGAAGAGCGCGATGTGCGATGAGCGAAAAGCGCACCGAAGAGCGCGATGCGCGGTGATCGAATAGCACGAGAAAGAGACTGTCGAGATATGTATATCGCTATGAATAATCTGTGAAATTACAAAATGTAGCGctatttgaaaaatgaaaacaagatAGTTACTATAATaaatttctataaaaaaataaactaaaaacaaaaaacggacTAATGAACACCATgttaattttgaaactttataTCTACAAATACAAAGAAGCTGCGTGTGgttttttatgtaaaacttatagtttttaaatatattttaaaaaacttatgctatatttttatgtttttgaaacaagctgatctcttcttcttcttcttcttcttcttcttgttttaaaTGACTTTTTGGTCATCGATTGGCTTAATAGATTTATTGGTACCATATAGTTGGGACCCACTCGGTACGGTCCGGATTAGAATTGatccctggtcctgccgtgtggagATCAACGTCGCTATCGCTTCTTCCTACGAACCACCCTAACTGTTAATAAtacttatatttattatttatcaagACAAAACAATGATATCGCTTAATacatattttaacaaatatttttaacattcatcaTGTTACGCACTatggttaaaaactgattttaTGAGAATTATGTACATATTAAATCAAGATTGCAAATCTTTGTTCCTAATGTAAGCCATAAGACTAACCGTgagaaaaaattatcaaaataatgataataataaaataaaataatcatactATGTTCCTGTAattagagatttttttctatagtaacggcctggccgtatttcTGCTAATAGCTAATATTTTCACGCAATATATGATTTTATATCGAAATTTTAAGTTAATTCTTGACATCCttgtctaatttttattttaacctaTTTTGGTTAATGAATagtattttgttgattttgtttggttttaatctgtttcgtttgcttgtCTCTACATCTCCTGCCTTCGAAAACACCCTTTCACAAGGCACGGATGATGCAGGAATACACAAAGTTTCTAACATTAAGCAATGCAGTGTTGGAAACTTATTTTTGTATAGTTTCCACCATTCCAGGGGATCATCAGTCCTGTGAGTCAAAGGCCCCGATAAATAATTGTCTAACTCTTTTTGGACTTCACTTCTAGAATGTAGCACGACTTGCGATTGATCTTGCTCTGAATCAAAATCAATCCATATactatttttatcattatttgATCTCTCAGTGTTTTCCTGtggttgttgattttgtgattCATTATCAATAGCGTTTatggcattcattttctcaaGTATAAGTGTGCAGCATTGGTTAAATTCAGTGTCACTATTGAATCCTTTGTGTTTAAATCTTGGATCTAAAACTGTTGCAAGCTGAACTATTTGTGAATCCACGTAACTGAACCTCTGCTGAATTCCATCAAGGAGGCATTTAATtaatgttttcgtttctttacAACATGTAGTAATCTGTGAAtgagaatttaatttttttatcatcaagCTTGTGATCACTTTTACCTTTGATAAGGTCACAATCTTTTCAGCAGATAATTCTTTTGTTACTAAAtcgaagaaatttaaaacacttgATGCTTCACTCATAATTATCCAATCATGTTCATTAAGAGTGTTTCCAAAATTCAACACAGCTAATGATGAAACGATTGGATCTTTGTTTATAGAGAAACGCTGGAAACTTGGGACGTCtaaaataagtttttgttgCACGTGATTTAAAAGCTCTTGAAATTCCCGAAGCTTTACGAATGCTTGGGCACttttctaaaaatattttactatcCGTTTTACTGCAGCTACTGTTAAGTGTATAGAATTGTTTATAGAAtgttgaaatattaaattcaGACTGTGAGCAAAACATGAAATATGTTGAATACCAGTTAAACTAACGGCTTTTTTCATGTTTGGTGCGTTATCGGTTACAACACATATTactttttcagaaatttgaaattgtttcataattttttcaaGCCATTCCGCAATATTTTCAGATGTATGTTTATGGGGAAATTCTTCACAAGCCAGCATATAGGTTATTAATTTGGACTCACTATTAACAAAATGTACAGTGACTGCGAAGAAACTTTCATTTTGAGGATTAGTCCAACCGTCAGAGGTTAAACATATTCCCTTAGAATTACAAAGTTGAATTTTAACAGTCTCTAATAGTTTTTCATAACGAATATTTAATAAAGTGTTGCTAAGAGTTTTACGTGATGGAAGCGAATAATTTTGACAGAGCtctttaaataaatctttcacaTCGTCTGCCTCTACCAGGTGAAAAGGCAGAGCATGACTACAAATAACATTTAGAAGTTTTTCGTCTATAACTTTTTTTCTAGCTGAACTTAAAGATTTTGTTACAGCTACGTAATGCTCAATAGATTGTTGGGTTGATATTTGTGATGTAGTGAAAGTGTTCTCCAGGCAGATATTTGTTGTTGAAGGCTTTTTATCGATGATGTGGATGTAGTCGTTATTCTTTTTGAATCCAGTGTAGGGTGTTTGTTTCTCAGATGACGTTTGAAATTAAAAGATGATTTATTCGATACTATTAATTTCTCTTTACACATAACGCAGCGCATTTTATTCGCTTCTTCGGTACTTTCAAAATAGCACCGCCAGTTTTTTTATCTGCCATtgtttctgaaaaatctaaagtttttgtatatttgaaaggatgtttaaattaaatcaaatcaaatttccATTGAAAGATACCTACCATTTGTTGTTTCCTAGTAGAAAGTAGAAGTAGTCTTATATTTTGTGTACGTTCTTGAATATCTCTTAGAAATAGGGTCTTTCACTTCAAAGTCCGCTCTTTGCCTTGCTGTTGATTCCTCACCTAAATGTACACGCGAACAAGCATGatttaatttggtttttaaaaacttaGCCAAATAATCCGAGGTTACAACTAAACTCACGTTACTTCCCAcggttttaaataaatctaaCATATTATTAAAACTACGTAACTCTACTTTCCTTTCGTCCTTTGTGCGACTAAGCCCTGTCCAGCTGCATTTAGCAAAAAGGGTCTtggtaaaaattaaatctatCAACACGTGTAATCGTCTTTTTACATTCGATTCTGTAACTTGCGCATGCAACCAACGCACTACATTTTGCCTATAAGTACTGTCTGTTTAGAATTAGTTCATCAAAAATCTTCATCTCTTCCTCGGTTTTCAAAGACTCTAAGGTAAATTCTGTTCTTGGAAGAAGTCCTTCTCTTGGACAGCTAGCTGCCAATACTTCATTCAATGCTTGGGTTTGTCGAGCCGAGTTTTTCAACAGTACATCCATTTTACCGTTAAGCTGCGTTTTCAAAAATTCGACTTCTTGCTCCAATGACTTGATTTGCTGAACGTAAAGATTTGTCATGGCCATAGTCAATCCTTCATCGTTTGTTTCATCTAATAAAGAATTGcttaattttctctttttggcatctgaaaatcaaaataagcataaacaaatttccaaaaaaatgcAAGACACAAATACTTACTATTTGATGAAAGAAGCTGTGTTTCGTTGACGGTAGtacttgctgttgttgttgtggatgTTGAAATAGCATTTGAATCTGCAAGTAATAGTTCAACAAGTAAAGATAACAATGAAGTTGAAATGCTTGTTATGCATGATCATTTCATACGTGCCTTGACGTAACTCTTCCAAACGTTGTCTACATGACCGACATTGAAACGCTGTCGATGATGTCGAAGCTTGCTGATAAGTTTCTGTAAATTCATTAACATGTTTcagtactaacaaagtagttaatacaatttttcccacgttaacataccttttgcaattggaacagtattttcctttccagtgtcagtagctaacgcacaaaattacaatatatttataaaaagctgttatattataatatatatatatatatatatatatatatatatatatatatatatgtatatatatatatatatatatatatatatatatatatatatatatatatatatatatatatatatatatatatatatatatatatatatatatatatatatatatatatatatatatatatatatttaattaatatatatatatatatatatttataaaaagtaTTAGGATCGAAAGGTACCTAGAgaggatatctagaggtgagcaggagaagtgagaattgaactgtgattcttagtgtataatgcatatttaccatatgatttgctgcgatggtgatgcgatggtcctttttagtcgtgataatctagtgtggatcggagtaggttttgttttacatgcgctatataggatcgcaagttaaagaaaatgtgttttttgtgtacattcttgtatttgtatttggtaaatgcaaaactagcaaactataatgaatatcattgttgagtttcaatgatccatggttttgttaagaatcgtcgtggtggaccgtgatgtaatgcatcgcctttattcattatcatcttttactacttaagcaaaatgccgctggacaaagaaacagatagGATGccgttttcatctgagtacaaccaatttgtcaaagtattaggatcgaaaggtagcattcaaattgtattttgtaaaccatacaaaacaaattacaatttgaatgctacctttcgatcctaatactttttataaatatataatatatattataatataacagctttttataaatatattgtaattttgtgcgttagctactgacactggaaaggaaaatactgttccaattgcaaaaggtatgttaacgtgggaaaaattgtattaactactttgttagtactgAAACATGTTAATGAATTTACAGAAACAATTCATTATCAGCAAGCTTCGACATCATCGACAGCGTTTCAATTTCGGTCATGTAGACAACGTTTGGAAGAGTTACGCCAAGGCACGTATGAAATGATCATGCATAACAAGCATTTCAACTTCATTGTTATCTTTACTTGTTGAACTATTACTTGCAGATTCAAATGCTATTTCAAcatccacaacaacaacagcaagtaCTACCGTCAACGAAACACAGCTTCTTTCATCAAATAGTAAGTATTTGTGTCTTgcatttttttggaaatttgtttatgcttattttgattttcagatgccaaaaagagaaaattaagCAATTCTTTATTAGATGAAACAAACGATGAAGGATTGACTATGGCCATGACAAATCTTTACGTTCAGCAAATCAAGTCATTGGAGCAAGAAGTCGAATTTTTGAAAACGCAGCTTAACGGTAAAATGGATATACTGTTGAAAAACTCGGCTCGACAAACCCAAGCATTGAATGAAGTATTGGCAGCTAGCTGTCCAAGAGAAGGACTTCTTCCAAGAACAGAATTTACCTTAGAGTCTTTGAAAACCGAGGAAGAGATGAAGATTTTTGATGAACTAATTCTAAACAGACAGTACTTATAGGCAAAATGTAGTGCGTTGGTTGCATGCGCAAGTTACAGAATCGAATGTAAAAAGACGATTACACGTGTTGatagatttaatttttaccaAGACCCTTTTTGCTAAATGCAGCTGGACAGGGCTTAGTCGCACAAAGGACGAAAGGAAAGTAGAGTTACGTAGTTTTAATAATATGttagatttatttaaaaccgTGGGAAGTAACGTGAGTTTAGTTGTAACCTCGGATTATTTGGCtaagtttttaaaaaccaaattaaatCATGCTTGTTCGCGTGTACATTTAGGTGAGGAATCAACAGCAAGGCAAAGAGCGGACTTTGAAGTGAAAGACCCTATTTCTAAGAGATATTCAAGAACGTACACAAAATATAAGACTACTTCTACTTTCTACTAGGAAACAACAAATGGTAGGTATCTTTCAATggaaatttgatttgatttaatttaaacatccTGTGGAGGTTAGTGTAACGTTTAGATTTCGGATTCGGAAGTAATACGTACGTCTGGTTGGTTCGATGGTCAAGAAGCAAGAGACTGGTTTTATTCCTAATATTATAATTGCACAAATTGGCTAATTACGAAGAGCCGACGATGGGTCTGGTTTATGCTTGCGGGTCGAGTGCAATCTTCTGTTTCTTGCATGCAATATGCATGAGCATGAACCGCTACATCACATCCccctttctttaattttttcgtggttgaaaaatatttctgcCATAACGGGTTTTGTACGAAGGCTGTCTAGGGGTTATTACTTTTTGGTCGGGACGCAGGGCGTTACTTGAGTCTTTAGGAGGATCGCTAGGTTCACTTAAGAATGCTGGTTTCAGACGATCTATCGAGATCGCCGTTTTCCTACCCTTAACTTCTACTGTGTAagtcttttttcctcttttacaCACTTTGTATGGACCGTCATAAGGGGGCGTGAGGGACGGTCTGACGTTATCTACGCGTACAAAAACGTGATTACAGAACTGCAGGTTAGCATTTACAAAGGCCTTTCTGTTAGTGTTATGGTTGGACGTTTGGGTAGGTTTCACTCTCTTCATGATTGTTCTCAGATTCGTAACAAATTCAGGTGTTATATTAGGGACTGTACCGCTATTTTAGAAGTATTCTTCAGGCAAACGCAAGTTGGTACCGTATGTCTGCTCGGCTACCGTTGCTCCGAGGTCGTCCTTAATCGTGAAGCGCATTCCTAACAGCACTAACGGAAGTGCTTCTGTCCATCTGGTTCGATCATGGGAAACGAGGGCGGCTTTCAATTGCCGATGAAGACGTTCTATCTGACTGTTTGCCTGTGGATGGTAAGGAGATGTTTTTAAATGGTCGATACCCAGTGTTTCGGACAGCTTTTTGAATAGTTCGCTTTCAAACTGTCTGCCGCGGTCGGTGGTGATTTTGGCTGGCACTCCAAATCTCGCAATCCAGTGTGCGAAGGGGACTACCTCCGGCCATCTGGTGAATTTGTCGATCATTGTAAGGCAATAAAAATTGCCTTCCGAAGGAGGTAGAGGTCCAATCAGGTTCATGTGTACGTGGTGGAAACGTTCTTGTGGCACGATGATTTGCTCCGGTTTGGTGATGTTGTGCCTTGTTACTTTGTTTCTTTGGCACTGAATACAGGTAGTGACAAAATTCTTGCAATCTTTCCGCATGGATGGCCAAACATATCGCTTAGTGATCAAATGTGTTGTACCTCTGACGCCGGGGTGCGAAATGTTATGcattttgctgatgatttgCTTGCGAAGTGTTTTCGGGACTAAAGGACGAATTTCAGGGGTTGACACATCACAGTACAATTTGCCTTTTCTCGATGGAAGTTCGAAAGATTTCACGCGGATCGTACTGCCTGTGGGAGGGTTTTGAATAAACTCGGTGATATCAGCATCCGTTCGTTGCAGCTCAGCCATTTGGTCATAGTCGATAGGTTCGCAAATTATTGCTTCAATCCGGCTTAACATGTCTGCAACGTTGTTACCTTCCCCTGGAATATGACGAATATCTGTCGTGTATTCGCTTATGAAACATAATCGACGCTGTTGTGTAGGGTTAGCACGTTCGGGTCGTTGGAGGAAAGCTGTCACGAGTGGCTTATGATCGGTGTAAATGCAAAAAACACGTGCTTCGATAAGGTCCTTAAAATATCGCACTGACTCGTACATTGCATATAGCTCGCGATCGTATGTGCTAGCCTTCTGCATAGTTGGTGTCagcttttttgaaaaaaaaaaaggctagggGTTCAAGGCCATTGTTGGTTACCTGGTGTAGTGCCCCTCCAACTGCCACATTCGACGCGTCTACGTGTAAACAAAGATTTGCTTGGGGTGATGGGTGTGCAAGGAGTGTCGCATTCGCCAAATCTTCCTTGCATTTCACAAAGGCTGCTTTAGTGTCGTCATCCCATTTGAGCGGTGTGTGGTCATTCTTAACGTTACCACGAATCATTTGTTGCAGGAGTTGTTGGTTACTAGCTGCGTGTGGAATAAAACGTCGATAGAAATTTATCGCTCCAATGAACGTTTTTAACTGCTTTGCaactgttggaaactttataaggttctcaacgccctgtcagttaggagacaagaagaagaatagaagaaataagaaggatcagaaaagggcaggacgagcctgccccgggatcagttagggaacgatcgatcattcgataacgtatcacgagcggataaagttaggaaaattaatattagcgcgcgcgaacagcggactaattttttggctctttctttctttctctctattgtatccAAAGAGCTTGGCAATAaagaaagctcagtacactgaagaggcaaaagaagccgctcgttttctaacattccaaaaaattatccgacTTCGATAATAGGAACGTGAACGAAAGTAGTGACGCTAATTTCACTTGCACTGGTGACACTTGTTTCGCGGAGCGGAAAGTACAGTAAGCTAGGCGCGCGAGTGAGAAAAAGTGTGAAGTGAAATGGAGCAGAGTAAACCGAGTCGTATACCGCGAGCAGAGGATACTTTAGTGGCGAGTCCGGAGATGGAACGCGAGGACAGcggaaacgtttccggcgGGCCAAGCCGATTATCTTCAACTCCGGGAGCACGGCGAGTTATATCGTCGGGAGGAAACACCCTGAGGAGCGTAACCATCCCTGCACTAAGCACGGCAGCATCGTCCGAACAAACACAGGTGAGCCACGAAGAGGCCCGCGAAACGCGGAGAACGCGTTTGCAAGAGCTTGAGCGCGAGATGCAGACGCTGATGGACGCCGAAAACGACGATGGCGCATCGTCCATCGCTCAGCGTCCTAGTTGCAGCACTGGGGGGACGCGTTATCCCGAATTCGCGGAGTGGGTGCGCGGTTTCGATGAGTCCGTGCGCGCAGCTGACCTGCATGGAGATGGCTTCTCGCGAGGTCACGTCCCCGGGGCTAAAGGTCATGACCTCGGGCATTACGGCGCGACACCATCAGCACACGCGACACTACCGAGAAACATAACAAACCAGGGTAGCgtcgcgacacacacaccaacacactgtgCGACACATGTCGGCTACGCAGCACACACGGGATACGCGACGCACCAGAGATACGCGACACAACCAGGATGCGCGACACTACCGGCCTacacagcacatacacacacactaccgccGTACACCACATATTCACAAACACTGCCGCCACACACTGCATCAACACAACCCGCATTTACACAGTCACATTTTGGTGCCACAATGCTAAGCCAGAGCCAGATAGCAGCTCGCCAACCGGTGCCCCGCGACTTACCGATGTTTTCAGGAGACGTGGAAGCCTGGCCGCTTTTTATAGCGACGTATAACCGCACCAACGCCTCCTGCGGTTACACGGATGATGAAAACATCGGCCGCCTGCAGCATGCGCTGAGAGGAGCAGCACTCGAAGCTGTGGGACACCTTTTGTCCTTTCCGGGTGGTTTGAAGGAGGCTATGGCAACACTGCACGCGCGTTTCGGAAGACCCGATTTGATCGTCGAATCGATGATCGAGAAGATGAGGAGGATGGCACCCCCGAAGGTTGACAGGTTGACAACGGTGGTGGATTTCGGATTCGCAGTGAAGCGTTTGGTGGGAGCGATGACGGCGTCCGGGCTACGAGGCTACATGTACgacgtagccttcccaaaagaGTTGGTTAGGAAGTTACCACCCGTCATATGCATTGACTGGGCGCGTGCTAGGAGACACTTACCGGAGGTGACGCTGGTGGAGTTTGGTCGATGGATCGGAGATCTTGCGGAGGATCTCTGCGGCGTTATTGATATAAACCCCGTGACGAGCAGCAGCGACCAGAATCGCCGACAGCCGGAACCTCAAGCTCAGCCATCCCGTGGTCAACCTCAGCGATTCAAGCCCCATCGATTCCCGTCAGTGCAGTCCGATCGACGGCAACCTGTTGGTACTGGGCATGTTCACCCAGCGTACTGCAACACCACGGTTCTGCTGAGAGAGGACCCAGGCGAGAAGGACCCAACTTCGTCAATCGACGCGCCAGCCCTGCTGTCCCGTTGTCTTCTGTGCGGCGCGGACTGTTCGTCTCTCGCGCAGTGTAAGCGGTTTCGAGGAACAACGGTTACCGCCAGGAGGGCCTTCATAAATGAGCGCAGGATATGCCGCAAATGTCTTGGGTACcacggaggtcgatgcagtgcgAAGACGCCGTGTGGCGTAAACGGATGCACCATGCAGCACCACGAGTTGCTCCACCTGGATGATCGGACAACTGCTAGCCCCGACCAGCGCGATCCTCGAGCCGACTCAGGTAAGGGAGTAGATCTTAGCATTGCTAAAGTTCACACCCATTCAGGACTGAAGGATAGCACGCTCCTGAAATACGTGCCCGTGACACTGCATGGACCCAACGGACGTGTAGACACATTCGCCTTCTTGGATGACGGGTCTACATCCACCTTCATGGAAGACGGACTCCTGCAGGAACTAGGCATCGCCGGAACACCGCACCCGCTGTGTCTACAATGGACGGGAGACGTAAccagagaagaaaaggattccGTTAGATTGACAGTTCGCATATCGGGCCGAAACGAGTCGCAAACGCTGTACGAATTGACTGAGGTCCATACCGTCAAAGAGCTTGCCCTTCCAACGCAGTCCGTCAACATGACTCAACTGGCTGGCTGCTATGCGCATTTGCGAGGTCTTCCCGTTAGGTCGTACGCCGGTGCCTTGCCACGTGTCCTCATAGGCATCGACAACTGCAACATCACCCGAGCGTTGAAGAGTGTGGATGGGAAGTTTGACGAGCCAGTCGCTTCGAAAACCCGCCTGGGATGGGTTGTCTACGGTCCTTGCTCGGTTGCGAGTGCCGCACCAGGATCCACGTGGAACTCATTCCATGTGTGTTCGTGTAACGCTGCGCCGGACGATATTCTTACCGCCGCAGTGAAACGATATTTCGATCTGGAATCGATCGGCATTGATAAGTCCGTAAAGCCGTTGCGATCTAAGGACGACGAAAGGGCACTCGCTATACTGGAGCGCGAGACCACCTTCGACGGACAGCGCTACGAGACCGGACTCCTATGGCGGTACGACAGCGTTGAACTACCTTGCAACAAAACCTCAGCGCTGCAGCGGTATGTATgcctaaaacgaaaaatgtcaAAGGATCCAATTTTAGCTGGTGCTGTGAATTCCAAAATGAAAGAGTATAAAGCGAAAGGATACATACGGCGGTTAAGCAGCGCGGAAACGGCGGAGAGGCACAAAAATGACTGGTATCTACCCATCTTCCCGGTGACGAACCCGAATAAACCCGGCAAGATTCGCATGGTGTTCGATGCGGCAGCCAAAGTAAGCGGCGTTTCCCTGAACTCTTTTCTCCTTACTGGACCGGATATGCTGGCTGGATTACTTACAATACTACTGAAATTCAGAGAGTTTCGCTTTGCGGTGGTTGGAGACATCCGCGAGATGTTCCATCGTGTGGGCATTAAGAAAAAAGATCAACGCAGCGAAATGATCTTCTGGGACGGCGACGATCCTCACGGGGATCCTGCTGTCTATGCAGTCACCGTAATGACGTTTGGGGCAGCTTGTTCGCCTGCAAGCGCACAGTACGTGAAGAACCGGAATGCGGAACGTTTCCGGAAGGAGTTTCCACGAGCGGTGGAATGTATACAAGAAGAACACTACGTGGACGATATGCTCGCCAGCATGGAAACCGAGGAGGAAGCCGCGGAACTGGCTAGCACCGTTCGTTTTATCCACGCGCAGGGTGGATTCGAGATCCGGAATTGGGCCTCGAACTCGCAAGCGGTAATCAACTCTCTACAAGAAGAACCGACGAAAGGAAAGGACATTCAGATGGGAAACGAACCCACAGCGGAAAAGGTACTGGGGATGTGGTGGAATACCTCAACCGACGTATTTACGTTCCGCCTTTCCCCAAAGTACGATGAGGATCTGCTAGCTGGTGAAAGACCCGCTACGAAACGGGAGATTCTAAGAACGCAGATGAGTCTCTACGACCCGATGGGATTCCTAGGGCACTTTATAATGTACCTTAAGGTCTTACTCCAAGAGGTCTGGCGTGGTGGATACAGCTAGGACCACGTATTGGGTGGCGAAATAGCGCAAAAATGGGCTGCATGGTTGCGAGTACTCCCTGCGGTTAAGGAAGTGACAGTGCCGAGATGTTACCGGCATCTTTGCTCGACGAGCGCGAAAAGGGAATTGCACATATTCTGCGACGCTAGCGAAAACGGGATGGCTGCGGTGGCATACCTTCGCTTTGAAGAGGGCGAGAGTGTAGAATGCGCCCTGGTAGGTTCGAGAACGCGTGTAGCTCCACTGAAGTTCTTATCTATTCCCAGGCTGGAACTGCAAGCAGTAGTCTTAGGAGCGCGTTTAGCGGACACCATTCGTCGTAGCCACCGGCTGGGAGTACGTCGCACCGTATTTTGGACCGATTCGCGCAACGTGTTGAGCTGGTTACACTCGGACCACAGGCGGTATAATCAGTTCGTAGCGTTTCGGGTTGGTGAGCTGCTTGAAATCACGGATGCGGAACAATGGCGCTGGATACCCACGAAAATGAACGTAGCTGACGATGGAAccaaatggacaaaaacaccGGACCTTTCGGCGCAAGGGCGCTGGTTTCGCGGACCATCGTTCCTGTGGGAATCGGAGGATGCGTGGCCTGCTCGCATCGCAATGGAACGAGACACCACGGAAGAACTTCGAAGGACTGTTCACCATCATCAGGCCGTAGAACCGCTTATTCTCCTCGAGCGGTTCTCGAAATGGAATAGGGCGCTACGGACCGTAGCGTACGTGATTCGCTTCGTGGCGAACAGCCGTCGCCGCATCAAGAAGGAAGGTAC
This genomic window contains:
- the LOC126564689 gene encoding uncharacterized protein LOC126564689, which gives rise to MLSQSQIAARQPVPRDLPMFSGDVEAWPLFIATYNRTNASCGYTDDENIGRLQHALRGAALEAVGHLLSFPGGLKEAMATLHARFGRPDLIVESMIEKMRRMAPPKVDRLTTVVDFGFAVKRLVGAMTASGLRGYMYDVAFPKELVRKLPPVICIDWARARRHLPEVTLVEFGRWIGDLAEDLCGVIDINPVTSSSDQNRRQPEPQAQPSRGQPQRFKPHRFPSVQSDRRQPVGTGHVHPAYCNTTVLLREDPGEKDPTSSIDAPALLSRCLLCGADCSSLAQCKRFRGTTVTARRAFINERRICRKCLGYHGGRCSAKTPCGVNGCTMQHHELLHLDDRTTASPDQRDPRADSGKGVDLSIAKVHTHSGLKDSTLLKYVPVTLHGPNGRVDTFAFLDDGSTSTFMEDGLLQELGIAGTPHPLCLQWTGDVTREEKDSVRLTVRISGRNESQTLYELTEVHTVKELALPTQSVNMTQLAGCYAHLRGLPVRSYAGALPRVLIGIDNCNITRALKSVDGKFDEPVASKTRLGWVVYGPCSVASAAPGSTWNSFHVCSCNAAPDDILTAAVKRYFDLESIGIDKSVKPLRSKDDERALAILERETTFDGQRYETGLLWRYDSVELPCNKTSALQRYVCLKRKMSKDPILAGAVNSKMKEYKAKGYIRRLSSAETAERHKNDWYLPIFPVTNPNKPGKIRMVFDAAAKVSGVSLNSFLLTGPDMLAGLLTILLKFREFRFAVVGDIREMFHRVGIKKKDQRSEMIFWDGDDPHGDPAVYAVTVMTFGAACSPASAQYVKNRNAERFRKEFPRAVECIQEEHYVDDMLASMETEEEAAELASTVRFIHAQGGFEIRNWASNSQAVINSLQEEPTKGKDIQMGNEPTAEKVLGMWWNTSTDVFTFRLSPKYDEDLLAGERPATKREILRTQMSLYDPMGFLGHFIMYLKVLLQEVWRGGYS